The Geotalea uraniireducens Rf4 genome window below encodes:
- a CDS encoding heparin lyase I family protein, with protein sequence MIAGTRKMVTVLVSIACLSVAGQAFAWTKTVNFDNGTNGALANGAVGFDYAGSKTTISGDMAVSGAKSAKMVWAKGDPGWNLQHGEINFPAPVKNGGEVWIRGYYYFANPWSFLSNNGDYSGIKIMRLATDVGGWHSIFSVFSPNISASNEMEQVQIDTSAPFIIGAWQSLEMYLKLSPTQGIFRIWQNGKLVFEDLNHKTITSSNGYVSMASVMSVWNNNVGQSQTQYVDEFVITTDRPAQVDSKGNPMIGPINGTSPATLPPPTGLRVTATK encoded by the coding sequence ATGATAGCTGGAACCAGAAAAATGGTAACTGTACTTGTATCGATAGCATGCCTGAGTGTTGCGGGTCAGGCATTTGCATGGACGAAGACCGTAAATTTTGATAACGGAACGAATGGGGCTCTTGCAAATGGCGCCGTTGGTTTTGACTACGCCGGCAGCAAGACGACCATCTCCGGCGATATGGCTGTCAGTGGCGCCAAGTCGGCTAAAATGGTCTGGGCCAAAGGTGACCCCGGCTGGAACCTTCAGCATGGCGAGATCAACTTCCCCGCACCGGTAAAAAATGGCGGAGAGGTGTGGATCAGGGGCTACTACTATTTTGCGAATCCCTGGAGCTTTCTTTCCAACAACGGCGATTACAGCGGCATAAAAATCATGCGGCTGGCTACGGATGTTGGCGGTTGGCACTCAATTTTCTCGGTGTTCAGTCCGAACATTAGCGCTTCCAACGAAATGGAGCAGGTACAGATAGATACAAGCGCGCCCTTTATTATCGGCGCCTGGCAAAGCCTGGAGATGTATCTGAAGCTGTCTCCCACCCAGGGGATATTCAGGATCTGGCAGAACGGCAAACTGGTCTTTGAGGACCTCAATCACAAAACCATTACCAGCTCAAACGGATACGTTTCAATGGCGTCGGTCATGTCCGTATGGAACAATAACGTCGGACAGTCGCAGACTCAGTACGTGGACGAGTTCGTCATCACCACCGACCGCCCTGCCCAGGTGGACAGCAAGGGCAATCCGATGATCGGGCCGATTAATGGCACGAGTCCGGCCACTCTCCCCCCTCCTACCGGCCTGCGAGTAACAGCCACTAAATAG
- a CDS encoding glycosyltransferase family 2 protein: MELVFAASIFWVFHAYFGYPLTLRLLSIRWRKTVTKGSFQPPVSLIITACNEERRIRDKIGNTIALDYPRERLQVIVASDGSTDGTDEIVRSYAHKGIALLAFPERRGKESAQKDAVLHATGEVIVFSDVATRLDPHGLREIIANFTDPSVGCVSSVDRVIGRDSTPCSEGFYVKYEMWLRDLESQVNSLVGLSGSFFAARKEVCSDFSGDTQSDFRTVLNSIRLGLRGVSDPDAVGYYQDISDGKREFDRKVRTVLRGLTVFFRNLEFLNVFRYGFFSYQYFCHKLLRWLVPLFLFSALAANAALSLNSGGYSVLLLLHLAFYGIAIGGGLAKSPPTHVALKIPIYFVTVNTAIIVAWWQYVMGKRMVMWSPSER, translated from the coding sequence ATGGAGCTCGTCTTTGCCGCATCGATTTTTTGGGTCTTCCATGCCTATTTCGGCTATCCATTGACCCTCCGCCTCCTCAGCATCAGATGGCGTAAGACGGTGACCAAAGGCTCTTTCCAACCCCCCGTTTCCCTGATCATCACCGCTTGCAACGAAGAGCGGAGGATCAGGGACAAGATCGGGAACACTATCGCCCTTGACTACCCCCGGGAAAGACTTCAGGTGATAGTTGCCTCCGACGGTTCCACTGACGGAACTGACGAGATCGTTCGGAGTTATGCCCACAAAGGCATCGCTCTCCTTGCCTTTCCGGAGCGCCGAGGCAAGGAGAGCGCGCAGAAAGATGCTGTGTTGCACGCCACCGGCGAAGTCATCGTTTTCTCCGACGTTGCGACCCGCCTGGATCCGCACGGACTCAGGGAAATCATCGCCAACTTCACCGATCCATCGGTCGGGTGCGTAAGCAGCGTTGACCGGGTTATCGGCCGCGACAGCACTCCCTGCAGTGAAGGCTTTTACGTCAAATACGAAATGTGGCTGCGGGATTTGGAGTCGCAGGTCAACTCGCTGGTAGGACTCAGCGGGTCCTTTTTCGCCGCGCGCAAGGAGGTGTGTAGTGATTTCTCGGGGGACACGCAAAGTGACTTCAGGACGGTTCTAAACAGCATCAGATTGGGACTGCGGGGGGTAAGCGATCCCGACGCCGTCGGCTATTATCAGGATATCTCCGACGGCAAGCGTGAGTTCGACCGGAAGGTTCGCACCGTGCTCAGGGGATTGACGGTTTTTTTCCGAAACCTCGAATTTCTCAACGTTTTTCGTTACGGCTTTTTTTCCTACCAGTATTTCTGCCATAAGCTGCTCCGATGGCTGGTTCCTCTTTTCCTGTTTTCCGCTCTGGCGGCTAATGCAGCTTTGAGCCTGAATTCCGGTGGGTACTCCGTGCTGCTTCTCCTTCACCTTGCCTTTTACGGCATCGCCATCGGGGGGGGACTGGCAAAATCGCCCCCCACACATGTTGCGCTGAAAATCCCGATATATTTTGTGACGGTCAACACAGCAATTATTGTGGCGTGGTGGCAATATGTCATGGGGAAGAGGATGGTTATGTGGTCACCGTCAGAGCGATGA